The Xenopus tropicalis strain Nigerian chromosome 1, UCB_Xtro_10.0, whole genome shotgun sequence DNA segment TATGATAGGCTGGGGGTTGGGGCAAGCATTTGATAGGCGGGGTTGGGGCAGTATTTGATAGGCTGGGGGTTGGGGCAAGTATTTGATAGGCTGGGGGGGTAGGGCAAGCATTTGATAGGCTGGGGGTTGGGGCAAGTATATGATATGCTGGGGGTAGGGCAAGCATTGATAGGCTGGGGGTTGGGGCAAGCATTTGATAGGCTGGGGGTTGGGGCAAGCATTTGATAGGCTGGGGGTTGGGGCAAGTATTTGATAGGCTGGGGGTTGGGGCAAGTATTTGATAGGCTGGGGGTTTGGGGCAAGTATTTGATAGGCTGGGGGGGTAGGGCAAGCATTTGATAGGCTGGGGGTTGGGGCAAGTATTTGATATGCTGGGGGTAGGGCAAGCATTTGATAGGCTGGGGGTTGGGGCAAGTATTTGATAGGCTGGGGATACTAACACAGTCAGAATAAAAGTAATAAGAGAAAAAATCACTTTATAATTCTGAAGCAGAACCACATTTCTTTCTGTATAATTAATCATAATAAATGTCTCAGCCTTCGCCCCATTCATACCCGGCTGCCAGCCGACTGGAGTGGCATCTGTCTCTCACTGTCAGTCACAAGTCCCTGCCCCATTAATAGCTGCCATGTTACAGTGAGAAATACCGGCTATAGCCGTGCCATTTAGGGAGCTGGGCACAGCCGGCTGCATAGCAACAACCACCAATATATAAGATTTTATACTAAATTGCTGGGATTTTACTTGTGCCAACAGTATGTGCCCCAACGGCACCAacccagcatttatttttgttggTACAGTTTCTGAAAGTTCCCAGTGTGGCCCCGTGATGCTGAGGGCCCACATTCAATGCCCTTTAAAACTCTCCCCGGTGGCTTGGCCTTACCTCAAACAGCCAATAGAAAATGAATTCCTGCTATTTTGTACCCAGTAAATaatatcattatcatcatcaaaaGCCAAATCCCACTAGCCAATAGCAAATTCTTTAGCCAGTCTGGCTCCATAACAGCAGAGCTTTGTGACATAGGGAGGTAGAATACTATAAAGGCCAAGGTGACCTTGTGTATCCCTACACAGTTACGGCACTTAGATTGCACCGTTGGGCGCCATTCCCATCTAACAATGGGTTTGCCATGTTACTAGAGCCAATGGGCTAATACTGAATATTAAGATTGGCCAGCACTTTGTATGACATCAGTATGTCCATGGTGGTGGAATTCTGGTTGAACTTCACTGCCACTTTAAGAAGGGTCCCAGGAGAACCAGTGAAAACTTGACCCTCCCAAATCTTATTCTTATTAAGCTCTAGTTCCACCTTCTCCGGTCCAATGACGACAACCTTCAAGGCTCCGGGGATTCTGATTCTGAAATCCTCCCAGATATCCCCGGCGAGAAGCCCAGAACGGGGCTGCAACAAGGTGCACCCCTGTCTCCACGAGCTGAAGATCTTTGGGAAGGGCAGGGGGTGATGGTCCGAGAGGCTCCGTATAACGTAATCACAGGCGTGGGCAAAGTCAGGGCTCCCAGTGGCCCTGGAGAGAATACTCAGTTTGTAGTATCCTGACTCTGGAAGATGGAGGCTTATGGTGATCTTGTGGTCCAGGTGGGTAACCAGACAATACCTGTCCAACGAATAAACATCCCCCCTCACTTTGTTATTTTCCAGTACCGTATACACCTCAGTGTCAGACACTGTGTGGAACGTAATGTTGCATTGGCCGCTAGTCGTGTTGATGACTGGGGCCGTGTGGCTTGGGTCGGTAAGGCCATGGAGTTTGGAGTTGATTCCTGGACCACAGTGCATGCCTAGATTGGCTGGAAACAGTTCATTATGGTTTATTGGGTTGCTGCACTGAAGGAGCAGATTGGCCGCAGTCTTGAACTGATCTCCACTGAGGTTCTTCACAAACAGTGAGAGTCTGTAGTAGCCGCGGAACGGTAAGAGCAGCTGGCAAGAGAGTTGACTTTCCTCAATGTGAGACACAAAGCATCTTGTACTAAGAGTCTTGGAGAGTTCTACGTGGGCCAGTTCATACATGGCCAACAGTGGCCTAGACGTCTGGAAGGTCAGATTCACAGAGCCGCCATCTGCAACTACAAGATCTCCAGCACAATTACAGCCTAAGACCCCAAAGTCTATTGCTCTTTGGTGAAGACCCCAGAAATGGAAAGGGTTGTGGGGCAAACCTTGTGAGCACTTGGACTCCGGGCAGTCAATGTGGTATGAGCAGACCCATCTGTAGGAACCTGTAGAGTCCATGGGCTTGGCAAATATCATCAGCTCAAACAGGCCGTCCGTCGGTGGGACCACTCTTAGCGTCACGCCGCTGGGCTGCATCGTCATGATGCCATGGGTCTTCTCCACGCAGCTCCTCTCCTTGTTGGAGAGTTTGTAGATCTTATAACTGAACTCCGTAGGGTACAAGCAGCCGAGAGACACCTTGACTTCACCCTGATCTGCAGATGAACGAGAGGAATGGTTAGAACACAAGCTCTGCCCAGTGCCATTGGCGCCATTGTAATGGAACCAGCTATGGGTGCCATTGGGATCTGAGGAGGTGAACTGATCCGACTTGGCTTGGTACAACTTGAACCAAAAATGGTTCTTTTAACACCCTTCAGACCCCATTCACCCACCCAGCAGGCTTATCTATATAGGTTCAAGACAATGGAGTCTTACTGGGAAGGTACAGGGTGCCCACAATTCCCCTGGTCAGTGTGCATTGAGTACTTGGGGGGGCACTTGCACTCCTTACTGCCCCCCATTGTTTGCAGCAGTATAGTAATGATAGGGTTTGAGTAATGAGTAGCTGGCTGCTTAAATGCTCACATTCATTGCACCCACGCACCCACGCACCCACGGCCAGTGGCACAGAAAAGTAACTTCTTgagaaaataatgtaaattataaGTCTAAAATGGAAAAGAAATCATGCGGATAAAGATCATTAGGGCCCTAATCATTCGCTAAGTACTCCTGCTACAGGCACGCTGTCAGCTCATAATCGCTCTCTTTTGTTATAATTGTATTCAGATTCTAATAGAGTCCTTTTATTTTCTGTTACATTCAGTTTCATGTATTTGTTCAGTTATGCGCTTTACAAAATGGGGATTGTTGGCTGTGTGTCACCCAATCAGGGCGCTCCCCATGGGATAACTGTGACTCATTGTGTCCCTGTAAGGGCTGATGGGCCCCATTGCACCAAAGGGCAAGTAACAGGGATGAGATGCCGATATGTGGGGATTGGGGCATCGGGGGGATTACTGATCTTTACTGATCGCTCCAAACTGGCACCCAGAATACGGCTTTATCTGGATTTATTTtcaactaaaatataaacatGAAGAGGTGAGGGTAAAGGACAGGGAAATGGGTTGGACTGGGTACGTGGGGCCCCACTGGAGAACCTGACCGTATGGGTGCACCACAAGCCCTCCATCACCACCACCCCCTGGCCAAACCCACGCCCCACAGCACCATACCCCCTGGCCAAACCCACGCCCCACAGCACCGCACCCCCTGGCCAAACCCACGCCTCGCAGCACTGACACCCTGGCCAAACCCACACCCTGCAGCACCGCACACCCTGGCCAAACCCACGCCCCTCAGCACCGCACCCCTGGCCCAAACCCACGCCCCTCAGCACCGCACCCCCTGGCCAAACCCACGCCCCTCAGCACTGCACACCCTGGCCAAACCCACGCCCCTCAGCACCGCACCCCCTGGCCAAACCCACGCCCCTCAGCACTGCACACCCTGGCCAAACCCACGCCCCTCAGCACCGCACACCCTGGCCAAACCCACGCCCCTCAGCACCGCACACCCTGGCCAAACCCACGCCCCTCAGCACCGCACCCCCTGGCCAAACCCACACCCCTCAGCACCGCACCCCCTGGCCAAACCCACGCCCCTCAGCACTGCACACCCTGGCCAAACCCACGCCCCTCAGCACTGCACCCCCTGGCCAAACCCACACCCCTCAGCACCGCACACCCTGGCCAAACCCACGCCCCTCAGCACCGCACACCCTGGCCAAACCCACGCCCCTCAGCACTGCACCCCCTGGCCAAACCCACACCCCTCAGCACCGCACACCCTGGCCAAACCCACACCCCGCAGCACCGCACACCCTGGCCAAACCCACGCACCCTTGGGCTCACCAGGATATTTCCCAGGAtgccagtgggccagtccaaccccggGGAAATGCATGTTAAATGGATATTGTACCTAATTAATATTTGCACCAAACAAAACAAACTGCCCCTTATTGATGGAAGAATATTCTATGTAGAGTTACATGAGAAGGAGCTGCCATATCATTTCCCCATACGGTGCCAATGGCTGTGGGCATAGCttgttgtgtgcccagagcattcctcagACATCCTTACCTGTTTGGAGGTAGAAAACCTTGGGGGAAACGATAAATAGATGAAGTCTGAAAAACTCTGAGGTCTTGAAGATTTTTTGTTCAAATTCTTGAAAGGGAACCACCGACTCCAGGAGCTGCCATGTGGCTTCATCGGGCCAGTGGGTCTCAATGAAATCCTCGGGGTCGGTGAGGAAGAAGAAATCATCATAACTGCATAAAATTAGAAGGAATAATTAACCGGCAACATAACGAGGCCACAGCCTGTCTCTGACTATAATACAAATGCATGGGCACCCAGGGCACTGCCAGCAACCGGCACCacatctgtacaggctatgagcaaacttagggggctgttcctgctgaattgtgcttagtacaggggaatccctatgtgccatagttttatggtatctctctgtacaggttatgagcaaacatagggggctgttcctgctgaattgtgcttagtacaggggaatccctatgtgccatagttttatggtatctctctgtacaggctatgagcaaacttagggggctgttcctgctgaattgtgcttagtacaggggaatccccatgtgccatagttttatggtatctctctgtacaggctatgagcaaacttagggggctgttcctgctgaattgtgcttagtacaggggaatccctatgctgccatagttttatggtatttctctgtacaggctatgagcaaacttagggggctgttcctactgaattgtgcttagtacaggggaatctctatgtgccatagttttatggtatttctctgtacaggctatgagcaaacttagggggctgttcctgctgaattgtgcttagtacaggggaatccctatgctgcccatagttttatggtatttctctgtacaggctatgagcaaacttagggggctgttcctgctgaattgtgcttagtacaggggaatccctatgctgccatagttttatggtatttctctgtacaggctatgagcaaacttagggggctgttcctgctgaattgtgcttagtacaggggaatccctatgtgccatagtttcatggtatttctctgtacaggctatgagcaaacttagggggctgttcctactgaattgtgcttagtacagaggaagaGCCTTAGAATGGAATTTACTAGGATCCCTATAGATACAATAGTTTCAATGCTATGAAAACATCATTAACATTCTGACCTGGGAATAAATATTTTCTCCTGCAAGTCGACAGTGCCAGCCCCCCAGCAGGCGTCCAGTAGGTGCCAGTCAGTATCCAGCTGCACCGCGTTCCACATGTGGTTGGATTTAGTCCTGTGGAAGCTGAGGCCGTCGCTATACTCGGTGGTGCGGCTGTACCCCGATATCTCTTTGCACCCGATTCCAATCTCTCTGGCAGAAGAAACAGACTCAATGTCTTCACTGTTTGTTATGGAAATAGAGAACAATATTGTATTCCAAGCTTTGCTTCTCTGTATATTCagctggagctgccatgttgcttcccTATGAGAGCAAAGCTTGCTGGGAACAGATACAAACTAGAAAGAGACACAGATATTTCCTCTACCTGCACATTTCTTTGAACAGACCGGCATAACCAGAACACACGCCCTTGCCCAATGCCAACACGTCCTCCGGCCTATAGACCTTCTGGGAGAAGCCAAGGTAGCCCTCAACATCATACCCTGGGGagaaatacatacaataaataaagaataattctcAGTTTAAGCAGAATCTAAAGGGAAAGTCACATGGGGGGGTgtaatttataaaattaaatcTCCTTGGATAAAGGGTAAGTAACACTCACTGATGTTATGGCAAAGCCAGATCCAAATGGCTCGGATCTTCTCCAGGTGGTTTCTGGCCTCGGCTGTGATCCCACGTACGGTCTCTTGTATGGAGAGAGCTTGGCAGTTGTTCTGTGAGAATATTGGAAAAATCTCTATATAAAAGGCAATACCTTAATGTCATTGGGCCAACGTTAGGGTTCAGGTATATTCAGATATTGGTCTTGGCTGTGATGTTCAAGTGACCCAATCAGGGTAAAGGAAAGAGCCCCCCTGACCAATCACGTAGCTGCCATTACTACTGCAACCCAAAGTAACAGCATTTGTTAGACTCCTTCATTACCATTGGTGCCAGTCTAGTGTAGGCAGCCAATAGCAGATGGGATACACCCCAGGGTCTATCAGTAGCCTGAGAATATTACTGGGCGGGGAAGGGACCAATTGGGAATCAGCCTTTCCAAGAGACCAAAGTAACCCCCCCACACATTCCAGCCCCCCTACTGGCCCACCTACACCTACCTGCCCGCTCCAGTTAATAACATGATTATCTATGTGAGTGAAGGTGACGGAGGAGAACAactctttcctcttcttcctcctcttgGCTTTGCCGGGCACCGAGCCTTTGTTACCAGCCCCTTCTCCACATTTCATGCCATTGGTGCCAGGAAGCACCCTGTGTTTGGATATAATGCTCCCCGTACCCCGACTTGGCTTTGAGTCGCTGCTAATGTGATTGCTGTTAATCCTGTTGGACCAGAACTGTAACATGTCTGCCTTGCCTTCAGGCTTATGGGTCCCACTGGGACTCAACGCTCCGTCGCTCTCTGTTTGAGGTTCCGTTGCCCCTTGGGGATTTGGTTTTGGGGTATCACTGGGGTTGAGGCTGCCGCTGAGAGGGGCAGATGACTTTGCACCATATAAAGCCAGTTTGGAGGTGACGGTACTGACGTTGGACTGGGTTTGGC contains these protein-coding regions:
- the LOC100486532 gene encoding kyphoscoliosis peptidase-like, translating into MGRGDSVGSVGGANGRREAVPLTISWAGGSTFGGMKGQVGSSRHGQTQSNVSTVTSKLALYGAKSSAPLSGSLNPSDTPKPNPQGATEPQTESDGALSPSGTHKPEGKADMLQFWSNRINSNHISSDSKPSRGTGSIISKHRVLPGTNGMKCGEGAGNKGSVPGKAKRRKKRKELFSSVTFTHIDNHVINWSGQNNCQALSIQETVRGITAEARNHLEKIRAIWIWLCHNIRYDVEGYLGFSQKVYRPEDVLALGKGVCSGYAGLFKEMCREIGIGCKEISGYSRTTEYSDGLSFHRTKSNHMWNAVQLDTDWHLLDACWGAGTVDLQEKIFIPSYDDFFFLTDPEDFIETHWPDEATWQLLESVVPFQEFEQKIFKTSEFFRLHLFIVSPKVFYLQTDQGEVKVSLGCLYPTEFSYKIYKLSNKERSCVEKTHGIMTMQPSGVTLRVVPPTDGLFELMIFAKPMDSTGSYRWVCSYHIDCPESKCSQGLPHNPFHFWGLHQRAIDFGVLGCNCAGDLVVADGGSVNLTFQTSRPLLAMYELAHVELSKTLSTRCFVSHIEESQLSCQLLLPFRGYYRLSLFVKNLSGDQFKTAANLLLQCSNPINHNELFPANLGMHCGPGINSKLHGLTDPSHTAPVINTTSGQCNITFHTVSDTEVYTVLENNKVRGDVYSLDRYCLVTHLDHKITISLHLPESGYYKLSILSRATGSPDFAHACDYVIRSLSDHHPLPFPKIFSSWRQGCTLLQPRSGLLAGDIWEDFRIRIPGALKVVVIGPEKVELELNKNKIWEGQVFTGSPGTLLKVAVKFNQNSTTMDILMSYKVLANLNIQY